The genomic window CCCCGGCGAGCAGGAGGGGGTCCATTACTTCTTCCGCAGCGCCGCGGAATTCGACGCCATGGCCGAAGCCGGTGAGCTGCTGGAACATGCCCGCTTCCTGGGCCGCGCCTATGGCACGCCGCGCGCGCCGGTCGAGGCCGCGCTGGCGGCGGGGCGCGACGTGCTGTTCGACATCGAATGGCAGGGCCACCGCCAGCTCCGCGCCAAGCTGCCCGAGGATGTGGTGGGGGTCTTCCTGCTCCCGCCCTCGCTGGCCGAGCTGGAACGGCGCCTGAACGCCCGCGCCCAGGACACGCCGGAGGAGATCGCCCGCCGCATGGAGGCGGCGCGGCACGAGATGGAACACTGGCACGAATTCGACCACATCCTGGTCAATGACGATTTCGACCGGACCGTGAGCGACGTGCGCGCCATCCTGCACGCCGCCCGCACCGAGCGGGACCGGTTGCCCGGCATGGCCGCCTTCATGGAGACCCTGCTCGGTGCATGAGGCGGCCCTGGTGGTGCTGGAGGTGGTGGCCCCCATCTTCGCCATCATCCTGATGGGCTACCTGGCCGCCCGCC from Roseococcus microcysteis includes these protein-coding regions:
- the gmk gene encoding guanylate kinase, coding for MSSEAPKPSRRGVCLVLAAAPGAGKTSVSRALLAVEPELELSISATTRAPRPGEQEGVHYFFRSAAEFDAMAEAGELLEHARFLGRAYGTPRAPVEAALAAGRDVLFDIEWQGHRQLRAKLPEDVVGVFLLPPSLAELERRLNARAQDTPEEIARRMEAARHEMEHWHEFDHILVNDDFDRTVSDVRAILHAARTERDRLPGMAAFMETLLGA